The genomic stretch TCAAGTACCATATGAACTATAAAGGATAAAGACTTCACTGCATAAATTTTCAATGGCCGAGAGCTTACTTCTGCAATATGCCAGAAGTAGTCCTAGCAATCTGTAGGAAGAGGATACTGACAATACTGGGAGTTTTTCATGCAAAGGAAGAATCGCTCGTAAGCAGACGCCATTTTACTCGCTGTAAACAGCGAAACTGCCTGCTGCTCGCAGACCTTGCCTTTAGTCCGCAACTTCTTCGTTCCATCTCGCACTACCAACTCCAAGGCCTCAAGAAGTGACACAACATTGGGTGAAAACGTGTAGCCAAATTCCTCACTGGCGACTACTGTCCCAACGATGCTAGGATAATTCGGCGTCAAAACCGGCTTTCCGCAATGCATTGCTTCAATCAATGTCAGATCAAGTCCTTGAGGCCTCAAGGTGGGGTTAACAAACACATCGAGCGCATTATAGAACTCAGATAGCTCCGAAGGATCCAATGCCCCTAAAACCTTCACTGGAGCTCCCAACTCTGCGTATCTTCTTCCCCAAGGACCTGATCCTGCAACAAGCAGAAACACACCGGGATGGCGCCTCGTGAAGGACGAAAAGGCCTCGTAGAGAAGGGGATGTCCCTTGTCGCGGACCAACCGGCCTGCCACTCCCATAACAATGCTTGCATTTCCTGGGACCCCATGCCTCTGCCTGAACCGGGCCCCAGCTACTGGATCATGCGCAAACTTTGTTTCGTCGACCCCATTTAGAATTACGTGTACTTTCCTCTGCGGGAGTTGGTAGATCTTGACCAGAACGTCGGCGGCATTGTTGCTTATGCATATGTGCTGTGTATAACTTGGGAAGAACCGTACCTCGTCCAAGAGCCTTGGCATCGCCTCCTGGAGCTCGGTCATGGGCCCTGGCAGAAGGCTGTCCGGGTTCGACAGAAGTTCCTGAAACAGCTTCGAGTGCATGATCTCGTACCATATCCCATGCCAAGTCACGGCCACGTTGGCCACCATCTTCGCACGCCAGTGGGGGAGCGAGACGCTCTCAGTATGAACATAATCAAATGGTCCGTTCGCATTCACTTGATTGAATATCTCGAAAGCCAAAGAACAGTTGACTGAACCGTGATCGTTGGCCGCAAAATAGACATGGAGATTCCCTTGGTGGATGTCGTGGTGCGATTTTCTATCAGAAGGGACGGTGAATATGTGGATCTCGTGGCCTCTAGCAGCTAGAGCACGGTATAAAGTCTCGGCGTGCCGCTCCATGCCACCGGGGGCAGCGTCAACTGGCCATGTCTTGGAGAAGACGGCAAGCTTAACCTTCTCGAAAGCCGGTCCAAAACAAAGGTGGTTCCATGGGAATCTGGCATCTCTAAGGTCTCCGTTAAAGCGGGTATGGTTGGTACCGACGAGTGACTCGGGACCGCAACTAAGAGGCACCAAGAAGAGAAACAAGGAGGTGAAGATAAGAGCAAGTAGTGCAGGGTATCTGAAGCAGAGCAGCTTAGATGAAGATGAGTTTTTGGAGGACTGATGTTTCGAGCCCATTCCTGGAATCCAAAAAGAGAGCGGTATCTTCTGTCCAGTTTTTGATAAAACGGCCTTAACTCGTGATCTAACCCGAGGTCAACCCTTTTTCGGCCATTGATGCCGGATCTCCTCGAGGTTGCAAAACATTTAAGGAACGGCACATGGTTGCCAGGGGATTTTGTCAACTCTTTCGTGTACTTTGACGTTTGAACCGTCTAGGCTgtgttttataatttatatattCTATACTCTAACTCAAAAGTTTGGATCCTAGAATTTTTAATGGACCATACATCTACAAAAAGAAGTCAAGACAAAAGGAAAGTCAGGGGCATTCAAATAAATGGTAAATAGTTAATCCTTCATACTTTTGCCACAAGAACCTGGTCGCATCCCAAGAAAGCTCAAAAACATCTTTAAATAAGGTCTTTTCAATATCAAGATTGACTTTCGTTGATGCCATCGCTAACGTTTATCTACATCTTGAGAAATGAGATGCCCGCCCATTTGATCCTTTCTACTGCATCTTACAAAAGTCCCCTTAAATTACCATCGTTCTTCTATCTAAGCTATAAAACAAAGAATGTGAACTTTTCGTCTGTAATCTTCAACTGAGCTGGGGAACTTGACCATGGCGAGAAGGCCGACCTCTTCACTGAAAAATATAAACCTCAGCATAAAGGACGCAACCTATAAGTGGAACTTCACTACGAACCTACAAAGCTCATGTCTATATTATACACTGAACATCCCTGTATAAATGTTGCATCCTAGACATTCAGGAGTTCCTGCGATGTGAATACGCTCCCAAAACCTCAGCAAATGAATACAATTTCAAAGATATAATGACTATGCCAGCAATTCAAATTTCCTCAATCAATGAAAGTTTGTCTAAGTCGAATAGAGCTCAATGTCAATTCCCCTCCATGTGTGAGATCAATAATTATTATTCAAAGATTATCATATGAAACCTACTCCTCAAGTACAACCTGTGCCATTGGCCACAAAAACGAATGCAACACCATCAAATGATGCAAAAATTTCTGTCTTGCCTCCCAAACAAAATGGGGAGATCACTCTTTCGTGCCCCAGTTACTGATTGGCAAACTTGATCCCCTTCTCAATAGAAGCTTTGAGCTCAGGAATCAGGTTTTGCAACCCTTGCTTCTCATAGTCAGACATAGGACCCAACTCCAAAACTTCCTCCACGCCATTCTTCCCGAGTTTCACCTACAAAGAAGACCAAATAGTCAGCTTACCGAACACGCTTGAAATGAAAGTTAGAATGATCAGCTAAAAGTGATAAGGTTCTGAAAAGGTAAAGGATATATTCATACATATGAAAGCATTTTACGTGCactagcctagcctagctgacTTCAGGGTGCAATACAAAGTATATTAGTGCTTAAATATGAAGCTCCATCAACATCAAGCTTCAGTAGGCTTATCTCAAATACAGTCCGTATGAGAGTTCGAGGCTACGAATCATTACACTAACGAATAATTACACTAACCAACATAGACCACGTTTCAATACCCAGCCTTTTCCATTTAGTCATGTTAAGATCATATCTGCACTTGTTTTTTCGAATACAAACACGCTTGACTTTCTCCTTCACATAGCGAGACAGAGATGACAAACCAGACCATCCCAGGCCCCTAATCATATTCTTAATAAAGCATACAAGCCAAGTGAAAGCACCCCCTCAGACATAAAATAATACTCTTTTAAGAACTTCCAGAGTGAATCAATCACCTTAGAAGCAAAGAAAGGAAGTTCGGTGACACTAGACTGCACAAAGGTACATTCCACCACATCAGGGACACCATTTAGGCCCTTCAGACAAGCATCTGCAAATAATGCTCCAGCATACCTGCAAAAGATGCAAATTGAATCCACCGAAATGAATTGTAAGACTGCACCAAagttaaaaatcaaaatacagGGATACAGAATCTTCTTGATTTTGTCAAATAAATATGAGACCGGGGGGCGGTGGACCCACCAGCCAAAAACATCAACGTCTGTGCACATgaacatggagagagagagagagagagagagagagagagagagagagagagatccttcATCTCATAGTCAGGGCTGATGGAACCCCTCATCTAAGTTTTTGCAGTAAAATTCTAGTGTAAGCAAAAAAATGACCCAGATATACAGACAATACATCTCATGGCCTCATTCAAAACTTACGCCATGGACAATGTTGCAGATCCCTTTCCAGCCTTTGCTTCCACAACTTCCGTCCCTCCATCTTGCGTACGCTTGGTAAGCGCCTTGATATCTTCATCCGCCAAATTGGCCTTGGGTACGGCCTATAAAGTGAGAAATAGTAATCAAATTACCTATGTATCCGCTTAAGGTGTTGCAGACAAATCTCTATATTATATTtcaaaatgaagagaaaggagGGAAAAGCAAGTACTTGAGAAAACAGAGGGAGGATTGTAATGCCCGCATGACCACCAACAACAGGCACATTTACCTCTGCAAAGAATATGACAAAGAAAGATTAACTGAGAAACTTAACGAAGAAAAATCAATAAGtttatttcttttgaaattaagaaaaagccAATAGCAAGTAGCAACCAAAAATAAGTGTGACTTCTGTTAAGAGCTCTACACTTGTACCTTCAACAGGGACTTTAGCCTTCCCAGCATAGAAAGTCTTGGCCCTAACAACATCGAGGGTTGTCACTCCAAAAAGCTTCTTCTCGTCATAGGTCCCTGCTTTCTTAAAGACCTCAGCAGCAATTGGCACTGTTGAGTTCACAGGGTTGCTAATCATGTTCACAAGTGCCTGACCACATGAACATGACCTCCAATAAAGAAATGTCACAGAGAATTCCCAAGGATATTTAACTATATAGCATATATGACACTGCTTTACAGCATCTTGGTAGGTCAAAGGACACTTTATACACAAAGCATATAACACTAACCAAATAAGAATGACCAatgcaaaacaaaagagaaaagatataTAGTCATATATACTAAATTGTCATACAATTTATCAAGGAGATCGGAAAATCATATTGCCAAGACTCTCATTGACGGAATGAACAATCCTCACATTCGGGCAGTACTTTGCGATTGCAGTACACAAGGACTTGACAATGCCAGCATTTATGTTGAAGAGATCATCGCGTGTCATCCCAGGCTTCCTTGGCACACCAGCCGGAATAATGACAATATCCGATCCCTCCAAAGCTTTACCAAGCTGCTCCTCACCCGCATATCCAGCAACCTATGATcattgagcaaaaaaatatgaGCTGATGTCACCAGATCATAATGCAAAGTCGTATCGAAAAGAGGAATTGAAATGAAGCTATCCCAATAGCCCTGTCTGCGTAGAAATAACAATATTGCAGATATCAGAAATCCAAAATGGAGAATTAATCATGGATTATCCATCATGCAACAAATCCAGCTAATAGGAGAGATGCTTCACCGAAGTAGTTCACACCATGTGGATGTGAAGCACGAAAATATGATTCCTGAACATCACGGTACTGGCTGAACGTCTAATTCAATAGAAATGGCTATCACCATAAACCACTCAACCAGGCAAGGCAAACCCAGACGAGGTACGGGaataaattagtaaaaaaaagtgTTTGATTTCGGGAAAAATCATGCGGTAAAGGACATAGAGACTAGAAAGCGGTCGCCAATCACATACAGAAACCCAAATAAATATGTATGGAAAATCCGAAATTCAACCAAACTGTAAAGCTGATCGAAGGAGAGAGGGGAGGCAGAGACCTCAGATCTGGTGTTGACGTGACTGACGTCAGCGGCGACACCAGGAGTGCCGGCGATATCGTAGAGGGCGAGCTTGGAGACGAGAGGGTTGAGCTtcatgagaagagagaggggcTGGCCGATTCCGCCGGCGGCGCCGAGCACGGCCACCTTCCGCTCCGGCACCGAATCCGAGCTGTAGGATCGGCGGAGGAGGTGCGACTGCGAAGAGGCGGAGGATGACCTCAATCGGGTCAATGCCAAAATTGAAGCcctcattttttatgattatgaagatgaagatggagagagagagagagagagagagggttttaGGATGGTAGAGGGAGAGCTCGAGGGCGCGGTGGAGGCTTTAGCTCGTATATATGGGAACTTCGCTGTggcaaaaaagtaattttcatgTAAAGTATTGACTAAAGTGATGTTTATCACATTAATTGGTGAAAAGATCACGTGGGACACAAAAACTTCTCGCTGACGATTTTGGCCTTTGAGGGTATtagaaacagaaaaatatatacaaaattGATTCCATTGAGAAAATAGAGTATTTCCTAATTACAGTTTAATCTCGGTGTGTTTCGTGAAAATGAGttatgtgaaaaatatttttctaaaaataatcaaatatattaattaattaattaaaaataatttaattattgatagCTCATtgtatctaaaaaaatttacataaacaacgaaaatatttttttattttttcatttttgggagcgatacaaataatcattttcaataaaatgtttTCTCAACTTTGagggaaacaaatggagccataGACTCTTTCCGTTTCacggaaaaataaattaaataatgtTTCCCGAGTTTTCCAGcgttctctttaaaaaaaaataaatgagtggCGAAAAACATTTATTGTCAATAGAAAAAATACATTCGAAAGTGGGGAAAATAATTCTCTTTTTAAAAAGAGGATTTTCGAGACtgatctctcttctctctctatctacataattcgatttttttaacaattcttgtacttttattttttcatatttttatttttctatattcCTCCGCCAATTGTTGGGCCTCGGCGATGGCAAGCAACCCCGCGATCAACCATAAACAAGACTtgccgagcctcgagctcgcatGTGGCCATTGTTGGCCAATCCCGGTGgaggaaggagggaaaaaaatgacaaaaagagaaatgaaaaataattaaaaattcatattttttaaaaaataaagtaaaataaagtaaaataaaataatttttactaaaagaaatgcacgaaataaaatcaaatatgatttttcatacaaaatggtagaaaatatttttcagattattttCAGATTTCAATCACAAcatcaaaaaaatatgaaactttacaaaaaaaaaatcataaacctattacgattgtattaattcaatcataaaaattttacatttgtttcaatttaatccatccaaCCAACATTAAGAGTCAATGCTGAAATGGCACTGTTGGATTCGAATTGCCTAACATTGGAatttccgtgacatgcgtgacattactcaaatcagaccatccaaatgaaaatggacggcttgatttgagccacaTTTGAGATTCAAAActtttcaaaccccaaaaaaattcccaccacattttttccctccctttcaacaaatgacgtggctcaaatcaaactatccattttcatttgaaaggCTCGATTTGAGTAATATCACGCATGTCATGGAAATCTCAATATTAGGCGATCCAAATCCGACACTATTTGAGCTGATGTGgtatttttagtaatattttaatatttccttcaatttgttatttttatttctttttatttcttttttgtcttcattTTTCCTCTCCGGTCGCTAGCCTCATCAATGACTAGAGACCGACCACAGGTGTGAGCCAGCGAGAGTTGACCTCGCCGTTCTTGAGCAAACCTCATCCTCGCTAGAGGCCGGTAAGGGTCGGCCTTTAGCAAGGCGTTGTAAGTAAAGACGTCATTTTTACAAACACTCGAGTTGCATTGAGGATGGTCGAGCAAAAACTTGCGAAATCAAAGCTACAAAAAGCAAAGATTGGAAATCTAGTAAGGGTGATCCTTGCTAGACAGCGAGGAGGCAACCTTGTCCTGCAAGGAGAGCCTCAATCGACTAGCAAGGTCAACCCTTGCTAGATTCTAGTGAGGCTCCCCCTCACCATCCATTGACGAGGCCAACGACTGTATAGGaagaagggaataaaaaaataaagaaagaaaaaaaggaatgcaaattttgataaaatgttgaaatattattaaaaattagtaTGTCAACCTCAACCAATCAAAGTTAGTCGGAtggaataaattggcaaaaatacaaaaaaattggattgaattggcaaaaaaatattgaattgaattagcataattgtaatatatttatgactttttttggtaattctcacCCAAATACAACTCCATGgagcaaaacaaaaagagaCTTCATATCACCTTTGCTTCTTTCTGCTTAAAAATTTCTGTTACTCTAATTCATTCCGCTTTACTGCCCGAAAATTTTACTGGTTTAGGGAAGTACGACTCAACTTGTTGAGAAAGATCGTTCTTAGAATGATATTTGACATTATATTATTTGACTAGCATTCTTCTTACCCACATTTTCCTTCTCCGACAAGTATTTAATTCATATGTTctaatctttttctctttggtcATATGGGAAGGTAATTAACTTCGTTAAGTCCAACTTGATCTTGTCCAAACAGCACTTCTCATCATGGACTTTTTCCCATTAAGCAAAActgaaattccaaaatttacaagaaaaaaaaattgaaaagaaaactaaaagcaGATCTTAATCTAAGTATCATTGAAGATTAcacaaattaataaaattcagAAGGCTGGAGGtacgggaaaaaaaatacattgtTTTTGCCATCATTAAAAAAGGTTCAATTCAAAAGGACATAATGAAAATGATGGGTCGCTAATCTGAGGAGAGCAGTTCATTCATGTGTGCAAGGCCTGTGACCAAGGCGAAAAATGAAAGGTCTAATTCTTTATAAAACCTCGATTTCGatctgagtttttttttaatctaaaaaacATCCTCAGAAAAAAGTAGCAACAACTTCTAAACACGTCAacagatttaagattaaataaaaaaaagttgcagaTAGAAATAagattgaacttaaaattgGAGATTATCTAGGTTATTAGCCCGAAATTAAATAGCTGTTCGACAATTGTCATTCCAAACCAAATGAGTGGGCGACTAGGGTCATTCATGAAAAAGGGGTGTTATACATCGattgagcccaaaaaaaaaactctgcgTTTGCCTCCCTTCCGTCCCCGAAATCTTACAACCGCCGTCGCCGGTTCTGGGCTACTACCAATTACGGCCCCACACCAAACAAAAATCCAAGAAGAATATTCCACCCATTCAACAGAGGATATTCCAATCTCGCAACCCACTATTGCAATCGTCAGAGCAGAGCTCTTTTCCCCATTTCTTCGGTTTCAAAATCCACTCGGGAACAGCGAGAGCGGGAAAATAATAGATTGAACTCTTTTCTGATCATTGCTGATAAAACCCATACCATTTGTTAACACGAACCTAGTTTAAGCAGTAAATTCCGGTAGGTTTAAGTTTGCACAAGTAGCGTTCATTGCCGATGAAAAAAAACGAGTTGGTCATTCATTCCTAGGGAAATCCCGTTATACATGCAAGGAGATTACCAATCCCATCATGTAAGTCACATCTAAGGACACGCCTTTTACAATAGCATTATGCACAGAAGCATACACCGCCCAGCAATACATTTCCAAACTTCCCTAGACAGGTGTCTCCAGAGACATGAGAAAATTCGAAAGCTTTTCCtagacatctctctctctctctctctctctctctcatgtgatTCATGTAGCATCAGCCTCCGGCTACAAATCCTGTCACACCATGCCCTCCAGAAAAGGATAAAGGCATAAAACCAAAACCCAATAACTTGTCACAAGCCAAAACTGTTAGCAAATTAATGTAGCAATGGACATTCGATAACCTAGCCCCTTGTGTTGCAATACCACTACTGGGTTACATGCTACAGAAGAATCAAATTTCTTACGCAAACTGTACAAGGACATTGGCAAGATCACGACAGATAAAAGGGAATTATTCAGCACTAGGGATTTGCCTTATACCCTTGGCAAAGGTCGTTACCTTCGAATTAAGTCATTGACTAAAGGCACTTCCCTCAATATATCCCATCCTTTGGAAATCGAGGACTCTAGAACAGCCTATCCTAACAGCTAAATATGAGGGAAGATTCACAGACAAATGGATTACCTAAACCCAATGACAACTACCTAAGTTTTTGACTCCTTTATGTGAAGCACCAAGGCCGAGGTGCTGCAGGACAGGAAATTAGTGCCATATACAAGCACTTTTGCAAAAGAAATGCTGAAAGGACACACAAATGGTTTGATAAGCAGGACTCAGACAAATAAACTGCCTATCAGGATCCAAAGTTACAGTAGTCTTgagtatatataaaaaaagaaactggATGAATTCAGACAAATGCACAGAATAACCTACTTAATACAAGAACACGGAATGACCTAGTCAGTACGAAAGATGATAGATGAGAAAGCAGCCCCAATCTAGCAGGCAGCTAGAGAAAATCATTAATGTGAGGTTGTCAACCCCCCATCCATACTCAGATAATAAAGCAATGGCAGTGGATGTCACCAAAGTGTTAAGAGACTAAGTCCCTTTTCTAAACTTAAGTACCATGATGAACGTTGGCCATAGAAGGATTACAACTCACTATTTGACAAGCGAGAATTCTAAGTTACAATGTGAGCCATAGTCAGCAAGTAATAACTGCAAGGTACCGCAATACAAGGTAGGCTTGGCCACAATATATTTTTCCAGCAGCAGTCTAAAGCAAAACAAAGCAATGAACACATATAACAACTAGGCATTCTCAAAGTTTTGCCAAGAATCACACTCGGGGAGCATTGTGAAGAACATTATACAAGAGGTTCATGGATACACCGTCCACAAGTACAACAGTACTCATAGACTATGACTGGCCTGGCCAAAAGCATTATACAGCAATATTAAGTTGCTTTTTTTATACTCAGATGTTGCTGATCTCACATTCACACCAATTTTGGACCCataatttttaacttattttattttattttttttgcgtgTGTACGTCTTTTTGGGCAGGGttcaaactaaatttttaag from Rhodamnia argentea isolate NSW1041297 chromosome 2, ASM2092103v1, whole genome shotgun sequence encodes the following:
- the LOC115737452 gene encoding uncharacterized protein LOC115737452, with protein sequence MGSKHQSSKNSSSSKLLCFRYPALLALIFTSLFLFLVPLSCGPESLVGTNHTRFNGDLRDARFPWNHLCFGPAFEKVKLAVFSKTWPVDAAPGGMERHAETLYRALAARGHEIHIFTVPSDRKSHHDIHQGNLHVYFAANDHGSVNCSLAFEIFNQVNANGPFDYVHTESVSLPHWRAKMVANVAVTWHGIWYEIMHSKLFQELLSNPDSLLPGPMTELQEAMPRLLDEVRFFPSYTQHICISNNAADVLVKIYQLPQRKVHVILNGVDETKFAHDPVAGARFRQRHGVPGNASIVMGVAGRLVRDKGHPLLYEAFSSFTRRHPGVFLLVAGSGPWGRRYAELGAPVKVLGALDPSELSEFYNALDVFVNPTLRPQGLDLTLIEAMHCGKPVLTPNYPSIVGTVVASEEFGYTFSPNVVSLLEALELVVRDGTKKLRTKGKVCEQQAVSLFTASKMASAYERFFLCMKNSQYCQYPLPTDC
- the LOC115737362 gene encoding malate dehydrogenase, mitochondrial; protein product: MRASILALTRLRSSSASSQSHLLRRSYSSDSVPERKVAVLGAAGGIGQPLSLLMKLNPLVSKLALYDIAGTPGVAADVSHVNTRSEVAGYAGEEQLGKALEGSDIVIIPAGVPRKPGMTRDDLFNINAGIVKSLCTAIAKYCPNALVNMISNPVNSTVPIAAEVFKKAGTYDEKKLFGVTTLDVVRAKTFYAGKAKVPVEEVNVPVVGGHAGITILPLFSQAVPKANLADEDIKALTKRTQDGGTEVVEAKAGKGSATLSMAYAGALFADACLKGLNGVPDVVECTFVQSSVTELPFFASKVKLGKNGVEEVLELGPMSDYEKQGLQNLIPELKASIEKGIKFANQ